AACCTCTCAAAATCCTTTGTGAAGAGGCGAGCATTAGTGAAACGTTCTAGGAAGGGTCAAGCTGCATTAGAATATCTTATTACCTATGGTTGGGGTTTTTTAGTTATTCTTGTGGCAATTGGTGTTTTAAGTTATTTTGGCCTCTTAAATCCGCAACGTTATGTTCCTGATACATGTGAATTTGGTGAGCAAATTAAATGTGTTGATCATTTGATTGTAAATCAAGAGGATTCTGGTTTAAGTGGTTATGTTGTTTTGCGTGTAAGAAATAATTTTGAAGAAGATATTCAAATAACTAATGCAAGCGATATTGATGGTGTTATTAGTTTACATACGGGTTCTTTAGTTATTAATCGCGGTGAAATTAAACGCGTTGAATTAGCAATTGCAGATACTAAACCCCTAGGTGTTGGTGATAAAACGCGTATTCCGGTACTGCTTGAATTTAATCGCGTTGGAGGTAGTGTTTCTCATAATATTTCGGGAGTAGTCTTTGCTGAAGTTGTTGATGTTGCTGATCTTGGTTCTAATCCGGTTACTTAAGTTTTCATCTTGTTTTGTTATTTTTTCTGTGAACAATATGTGTGTTTTTGTTTTACTTAGGCGAGTCCATCAACCAAATAATAAAAATATTTATATATTAGTATACACTTTCCCACACACATCTAACCTGTTTTGCATGGTGAAAGGTGTTTATATGAGGAAAATATGTGTTATTAATCAAAAGGGTGGTGTTGCAAAAACGACCACGGCAGTAAGTATTGCAGCAGGTCTTGCTCGTCAAGAAAAACGAGTGTTGCTTGTTGACTTAGATCCGCAAGGTAATGTTGCGCATTCGCTCACAGCAAGTAAACGTTTAAATTTGTATGATTTTTTAATGGGAACTTGTTCTCATGTTGATTGTACGACTGCTCTTGGAAAGAATTTAGATATTATTCATAGTGATGAATCATTAACCAAAATTGATGTGCATTTAGCAAAGCAAACCAATCCTTCTCAAGTGATTTCTAAAAAGTTTGCTGATGTGCAGGATTATGATTATCTTATTTTTGACTGCGCACCATCCTTAGGTATGCTTAATCAGAACGCATTGCTTTTTAGTGATGAAGCACTTATTCCAGTATCAACGACGTATCTTTCTTTAACTGGTTTAACGTATATGGTTGAAGCGATTAAAGAACTTAATAATCATTTTAATCATGATTTAAAGATTTCCCATATTGTGCCAACGTTGCATGATAGACGTAATCGAACGAACCGCAACATGCTTGCAAAGTTAATGGAAGATTATGGACAAAAAGTAACTAATCCTGTTCGGGTGAATTCAAAGCTTGCTGAAGCGCCTGCAAGTGGAAAATCAATTTTTACGTACGCGCCAAAAAGTCGTGGTGCTGAAGATTATGGGGAAGTTGTTAAGACCATTGTTGCTAATGAAAAACAAACTTCTATGCGAACAGCTTCACAACCAATTAGTATGCGTGTGCAGCAAATGATGGCTGATGTAGAAATCGAGGACTAAAGAGCAACGTCAACAGCTACGGCCTTGAAGTATTCTTAAGTCAAACGTATTTTTTTGAACTGTTAAGTTTACAAAATCTCCACGTTTGATGATGTTTTTTTTTTTTTGCTTGTATTGCAAGTAATAGTTCTTCGTTGTTGTTGACAAGAATTAATTTTTTCTTCTTACTCTTTTTTTTCTTCTTTTGGTGCTAGTGTTCCTTCAAACTTAACTTCTTCAGAATCGGTGATTGTACTTGTTTCAATTTGTCCAGCACTTAATGTCATATCTAAATCATTTTTAACTAATTCAAGTAAATTTTTATTTCCAAAATAATTTGCTGAAGTGAATTGATGTTTTTGACTAACTCCGGCAGCATTTTTTTCTTGCCTTCCAAATGAAATTATTTGTTTTGCAACTTCGCCTGCGGCCTCTTCATCAGCAAACACTAACTCTTCACTAAATGTTGGCCAACTTTCTGTATGAATACTTTTCACGTTAAGGTCGTTTGCAAATTTCCAGGAGAAAACTTCTTCTGTAATGTATGGAACATAGGGTGCAAGTAACTTAAGTGTATTAAGCAGGACATGATACAAGGTCATTTGCCCAGCATATCGCGCATCGTCGCCATGAAGTTCTGGTTTGTATAATCTATCTTTAACAATTTCTAAATAATTATCGCAGAGGTCATCCCAGAAAAATCGTTCGATGATAGTTCTTGCTTTTGCATATTCGTATGTATCTAATGCTTTGTCTGCTTCATGAATTGTTGTATTTAATTTTGAAACAAGCCATTTATCGATTGATGATATTTTAGAAACATGTAATGCTTTACCATCGTAATCTTCAAGATGCATGTGTGCAAATTTTGCAGCGTTAAAGATTTTTGTAACAAATTTTTTCCCTGTTTCTAGATATTTATCGTGGAATGGTTGATCTTCACCAAGTTTTACAACTGATGCTGCATACCGAACAGTATCTGAACCGTATAGATCGATAATTTTTACTGGGTCAATAGTGTTGCCTTTGCTTTTACTCATTTTCTTGCCGTGTTTATCAAGGACAAATCCTGAGACCATGATATTTTTCCAAGGAATTGTGTTATTGTTATACAATCCTTTAACGATGGTGTAAAATGTCCATGTTCGAATAATATCATGTGCTTGCATGCGAAGTGTCATAGGAAAAACTTTTTTGAATTCTGTTTCAGATAGATCTGGCCATTTGAGCGCAATTTGTGGGCTCACGCTGCTTGTTGCCCAGGTATCCATAACATCCATTTCAGCAATTAAGTTATCGTTACTTTTTCCTGTTTCTTGAGCGTACCATGCTGGTTTATGTGTCATGGGATAAATGGGAAGATCTTCTTTACGCGCTATAATTGGTTTGCCTGTATCTTTTTCATACCAGACAGGGAATGGAACGCCGAAATGTCGTTGCCTGGAAATACACCAGTCCCAATTGAGGTTTTCAACCCAATGAGTGTATCGTGTTTTCATATGTGTTGGATACCAATTAATGTCATCACCAGCTTTAATGAGTTTTTCTTTATGATCCATAACGTTAATGAACCATTGTGAAGTTTTGAGGAATTCAATTTCTGTACCGCATCGTTCGTGCACGTTTGTATTGTGGCTGATTTGTTTACTGGATTTTAAGAATCCTTTTTCTTCTAAATCTATAACGATTTGTTTTCGAGCATCTAAAATTTTGAGGTTTTTGTATGGTCCTGCAAGTTCATTAAGCATTCCTTTTTCATCAAGAATGACTCGTAAATCAAGTTTGTATTTATGCCATTTCTCAACATCTTCTTTGTCACCAAACGTACAGACCATCATCAGACCCGTTCCTTTGTCAAGTGCTACGCTTTCATCAAATTTAATAGGAACCTTATAGTCAAGAATTGGAACAACTGCATTTTTTCCTTTTAGATGTGTATATCGCTTATCTTCAGGATGTGCAAAAATACCAACGCATGCAGGAATGAGTTCTGGTCGTGTGGTTGCAATAATTAATTCGTTGCCTTCTTCATCATGAAAGGCGATATCATGAAAATGGGAATTTTTTTCTATATTTTCAAACTCTGCTTGTGCTATTGCTGTTTGACATTTCGTACACCATACTGTTGGTGATGATGTTCGATACACTAATTCTTTTTCATGTAAATCAATAAATGATAATTGTGATGTTTTAATGCTGGTGTCATCAATAGTGGAGTAGGCGTTTTCAAAGTCTGCACTGATTCCTAAGTCAATCCATGGTTGTACGAGTTCTGGTAAAATTTCTTTTACTGTTTCACTACAAACTTTTACGAAGTCTTCCCGAGCCATCTTTTTAGAATCTAATTTTTTTAATTTCTCAATGTATCGCTCTGTTGGTAGACCATTATCATCGGTTCCAAATGGAAAGAATACATTAAACCCTTTCATCCGTTTAAATCGCATGATAAAATCTCCTTGTGAATAAGATATGGCGTGGCCCATGTGCATTTTACCGCTGACGTATGGTGGCGGTGTATCTGCTGAATATACATTATCGCCTTGTTTGGAAAAAGTAATTATTTTCTTTTCTTTCCAGTATGTTTTCCACTTACTTTCAATATCTTTAAACGAATACTTTTTGGGTAGTTCCATTTTTATTCTTCTTTTTTAGCTTCTTCTTTTTTATTGCTGCCTTCTGTGGCTTCAAAGGTAACTGCATCAACTTTAATGAGTCGTTTAATATCTTCTGTTAATGGTTTTGCAAATTCTGGTGGTAGTAATTGTTTTGTTGTGATAATCACTTCTTTCTCTGTTGCAGTAATTTTATCTACTGGCAAGCCCATAGCATCAAAGAATGCTTGTGTTTGTTCTTTTTTATCGGTAATGATTTTAATAACTTCAACGTCATAAATAAGATCTTTGCTTGCTAGTGGATGGTTAAAGTCTACAACGACCCTTCCCCCGCTTACTGAGCGAATAAATCCCATTTGATTATCAATA
Above is a genomic segment from Candidatus Woesearchaeota archaeon containing:
- a CDS encoding peptidylprolyl isomerase, whose product is MAIKEGDFIKINYTGKINDSDKAVFDTTDIAVAKQEEIYSPKTKYGPAVIVVGEGQVLPGIDKQLIGKEPGTYTFEIPDVDAFGKKDAKLMKLLSNKIFVKEGIRPQPGLQVNIDNQMGFIRSVSGGRVVVDFNHPLASKDLIYDVEVIKIITDKKEQTQAFFDAMGLPVDKITATEKEVIITTKQLLPPEFAKPLTEDIKRLIKVDAVTFEATEGSNKKEEAKKEE
- a CDS encoding ParA family protein; translated protein: MRKICVINQKGGVAKTTTAVSIAAGLARQEKRVLLVDLDPQGNVAHSLTASKRLNLYDFLMGTCSHVDCTTALGKNLDIIHSDESLTKIDVHLAKQTNPSQVISKKFADVQDYDYLIFDCAPSLGMLNQNALLFSDEALIPVSTTYLSLTGLTYMVEAIKELNNHFNHDLKISHIVPTLHDRRNRTNRNMLAKLMEDYGQKVTNPVRVNSKLAEAPASGKSIFTYAPKSRGAEDYGEVVKTIVANEKQTSMRTASQPISMRVQQMMADVEIED
- a CDS encoding valine--tRNA ligase, producing the protein MELPKKYSFKDIESKWKTYWKEKKIITFSKQGDNVYSADTPPPYVSGKMHMGHAISYSQGDFIMRFKRMKGFNVFFPFGTDDNGLPTERYIEKLKKLDSKKMAREDFVKVCSETVKEILPELVQPWIDLGISADFENAYSTIDDTSIKTSQLSFIDLHEKELVYRTSSPTVWCTKCQTAIAQAEFENIEKNSHFHDIAFHDEEGNELIIATTRPELIPACVGIFAHPEDKRYTHLKGKNAVVPILDYKVPIKFDESVALDKGTGLMMVCTFGDKEDVEKWHKYKLDLRVILDEKGMLNELAGPYKNLKILDARKQIVIDLEEKGFLKSSKQISHNTNVHERCGTEIEFLKTSQWFINVMDHKEKLIKAGDDINWYPTHMKTRYTHWVENLNWDWCISRQRHFGVPFPVWYEKDTGKPIIARKEDLPIYPMTHKPAWYAQETGKSNDNLIAEMDVMDTWATSSVSPQIALKWPDLSETEFKKVFPMTLRMQAHDIIRTWTFYTIVKGLYNNNTIPWKNIMVSGFVLDKHGKKMSKSKGNTIDPVKIIDLYGSDTVRYAASVVKLGEDQPFHDKYLETGKKFVTKIFNAAKFAHMHLEDYDGKALHVSKISSIDKWLVSKLNTTIHEADKALDTYEYAKARTIIERFFWDDLCDNYLEIVKDRLYKPELHGDDARYAGQMTLYHVLLNTLKLLAPYVPYITEEVFSWKFANDLNVKSIHTESWPTFSEELVFADEEAAGEVAKQIISFGRQEKNAAGVSQKHQFTSANYFGNKNLLELVKNDLDMTLSAGQIETSTITDSEEVKFEGTLAPKEEKKE